From a single uncultured Fusobacterium sp. genomic region:
- a CDS encoding rod shape-determining protein: MKSKFFNFSFNRSLGIDLGTANTLVYSKKHKRIVLNEPSVVAVERESRKILAVGNEAKEMLGKTPDTIVAVKPLSEGVIADYDVTEAMIKYFIKKVFGSYSFFMPEIMICVPIDVTGVEKRAVLEAAISAGAKRAYLIEEARAAALGSGMDISVPEGNMIIDIGGGSTDVAVISLGGTVVSKTIRTAGNNFDADIIKYVKKTHNLLIGDKTAEEIKIKIGTALPLEEEEVMTIKGRDLIMGLPKTVEITSEEVREAIHDSLMEIVECVKYVLEQTPPELASDIIDKGMIMAGGGSLIRNFPDLIAKHTNLNVRLAENPLESVVRGAGLALDQLNILRQIEKAER, encoded by the coding sequence ATGAAGTCAAAGTTCTTTAATTTTAGTTTTAATAGAAGTTTGGGAATAGATTTAGGAACTGCCAATACTTTAGTATATAGTAAAAAACATAAAAGAATAGTTTTAAATGAACCATCTGTTGTAGCTGTAGAAAGAGAGAGTAGAAAAATATTAGCAGTTGGAAATGAAGCTAAAGAGATGTTAGGAAAAACTCCTGATACAATAGTAGCTGTAAAACCTCTTAGTGAAGGAGTTATAGCTGACTATGATGTTACAGAGGCTATGATAAAATACTTTATTAAAAAAGTTTTTGGATCATATAGTTTCTTTATGCCTGAAATTATGATATGTGTACCAATAGATGTTACAGGAGTAGAGAAAAGAGCTGTACTTGAAGCTGCTATTTCAGCTGGAGCAAAGAGAGCTTATCTAATAGAAGAAGCAAGAGCAGCAGCTTTAGGATCAGGAATGGATATCTCAGTTCCAGAGGGAAATATGATAATAGATATCGGTGGAGGATCAACTGACGTAGCTGTTATTTCTTTAGGAGGAACAGTAGTAAGTAAAACTATAAGAACAGCTGGAAATAACTTTGATGCTGATATTATTAAATATGTAAAGAAAACACATAATCTTTTAATAGGAGATAAGACAGCTGAAGAGATAAAAATAAAAATAGGAACAGCATTACCATTAGAAGAGGAAGAGGTTATGACTATAAAGGGAAGAGATTTAATAATGGGACTTCCAAAAACTGTAGAGATAACTTCTGAAGAGGTAAGAGAGGCTATACATGATTCTTTAATGGAGATAGTAGAGTGTGTAAAATATGTTCTTGAACAAACTCCTCCAGAGTTAGCTTCTGATATAATAGATAAAGGTATGATAATGGCAGGTGGAGGTTCTCTTATTAGAAATTTCCCAGATTTAATAGCAAAACATACAAATCTAAATGTAAGATTAGCAGAAAATCCTTTAGAAAGTGTAGTTAGAGGAGCTGGACTTGCTCTTGATCAATTGAATATTTTAAGACAGATTGAAAAGGCAGAGAGATAA
- a CDS encoding ATPase: MIRDIISNEEVKEFLKNELKFEKTSGTYLFYGSDMGLLLEFALDFAKGLCCETLDGDFCGECDICKKIDKLIYSDLEILDNPDGLKVDEIRELAYKSSASAYEGDKKVFIIKNISKMKKEASNALLKLIEEPNRGCFFILLNSNLNILPTIKSRSILVKIKRRTAEELGVDDFTYSFFRGESEDIKNFKALNLSLGTGYSFLEIGKAVKAYDENRDLKDKINIYKALRDFINNKNYLKIHEKIYFAEEIVKATSDRNIYREIVSYFVELLGDTNGLEKRLTMKGMLRFPINMKVFFINLFLEL; this comes from the coding sequence ATGATAAGAGATATAATTTCTAATGAAGAGGTAAAGGAGTTTTTGAAGAATGAATTAAAATTTGAAAAAACCTCAGGAACTTATCTTTTTTATGGAAGTGATATGGGGCTCTTATTAGAGTTTGCTTTAGATTTTGCTAAAGGACTTTGTTGTGAAACTTTAGATGGAGATTTTTGTGGAGAGTGTGATATCTGCAAAAAAATTGATAAATTAATATATAGTGATTTAGAAATTTTAGATAATCCAGACGGATTAAAAGTAGATGAGATAAGAGAGTTAGCTTATAAATCTTCTGCTAGTGCCTATGAAGGAGACAAAAAAGTATTTATAATAAAAAATATTAGTAAAATGAAGAAAGAGGCAAGTAATGCTCTATTAAAATTAATAGAAGAACCCAATAGAGGATGTTTTTTTATTCTTTTAAATAGTAATTTGAATATTTTACCAACTATTAAATCTAGAAGTATTCTTGTGAAAATAAAAAGAAGAACTGCTGAAGAGTTAGGTGTAGATGATTTTACATATTCTTTTTTTAGAGGAGAGAGCGAAGATATTAAAAATTTCAAAGCTCTAAATTTAAGCTTAGGAACCGGTTATTCCTTCTTGGAGATAGGAAAAGCTGTAAAAGCTTATGATGAGAATAGGGATTTAAAGGATAAAATAAATATTTATAAAGCTTTAAGAGATTTTATAAATAATAAAAATTATTTAAAAATACATGAAAAAATATATTTTGCTGAAGAAATAGTAAAAGCTACTTCAGATAGAAATATTTATAGGGAGATTGTAAGCTATTTTGTAGAACTGTTAGGAGATACAAATGGCTTAGAAAAAAGACTTACTATGAAAGGAATGTTAAGATTCCCTATAAATATGAAGGTATTTTTTATAAATTTATTTTTGGAACTATAA
- a CDS encoding ribonuclease III domain-containing protein, with the protein MDNVDLRETSGVVLAYLGDSVWELNIRKYWISKGLNLHNLNKKVKECVNAKKQSELYRKIFPMLDEKFQMLGNRSKNGNIKSFPKSCSVQEYREATAFEALIAGFYIENRRDLIELAVNLCVEEKRNEVKVL; encoded by the coding sequence ATGGACAATGTAGATTTAAGAGAAACTAGTGGAGTTGTTTTAGCTTATCTAGGGGACTCTGTATGGGAATTAAATATTAGAAAATATTGGATATCTAAGGGATTAAATCTTCATAATCTAAATAAAAAAGTAAAAGAGTGTGTTAATGCTAAGAAACAAAGTGAGTTATATAGAAAAATTTTCCCAATGTTAGATGAAAAATTTCAAATGTTGGGGAATAGATCTAAAAATGGAAATATAAAAAGTTTTCCAAAATCATGTAGTGTACAAGAGTATAGAGAAGCTACTGCTTTTGAGGCTTTAATAGCTGGTTTTTACATAGAAAATAGAAGGGATTTAATAGAGTTAGCAGTAAATTTATGTGTGGAGGAGAAAAGGAATGAAGTCAAAGTTCTTTAA